TCGCCACGGGACCGCGCGTGTAGCCCTTGGTGAAGCCGGCCCGCTCGATCAGCCAGGCGGCGCTGACCTTCATGACGCCGTCCGCGCCGGGCCAGGCCGGCGGGTCGGTGTCGGTGCGGCGGCGCAGTTCGGTGTACGCCGCGGCGCTGAGCACCGGATTCGTGAAGAACGAGCCGACCGAGCGGGTGTCGGGGTCGGTCGGGTCGAGCACCATGCCCTTGCCCCGGCGCAGCCCGAGCACCGCCTCGCGGGCGTCGGCCAGCGGCACCCGCCCGCCCTCGGCCACGCCGAGCGCGCGGGCCAGCTCCGCGTACGCCACCGGGCCGGACTTGCCGTCGCGGCGCAGCCGGAACACCACGTCGAGCACCACCCAGCGGTCGGTGTACTTGAAGACGCTGTGCCGGTACTCGAACCGGCACTCCTCCGGGGTGAACGTGCGCACCTCGCCCTCGGTGCGGTCGTACACCGTCACCGACTCGACGACCTGCGACACGTCCTGCCCGTACGCGCCCACGTTCTGGATCGGCGTGGCGCCGCAGGTGCCCGGGATGCCGGACATGCACTCGACGCCGGAGAAGCCCTCGGCGACCGTACGCAGGACGAAGTCGTCCCACGGGTGCCCCGCGGCGGCGCGCACCGACACGTCGTCGCCGTCCTCGGCGATCACGTCGAAGCCGGAGGAGCGGATGAGCAGCACGGTGCCCGGGAACCCGGCGTCGCCGACGACGACGTTGCTGCCCCCGGACAGCAGCAGCAGCGGCTCGCCGGTGCGGGTCGCGTCCTGTACGCAGGCCGTGATCTCGTCCGCGGACCCGGCGGTGACCAGCCGTCCGGCCGGGCCACCCAGCCCTAGGGTGGTCAGGTCGGCGAGTGCGGGGCGGGCGAGGCTATTGTCAGACACGTCACCACACTAGTGCCGCCACAGTTCCCGAACGACCAGGTGGGGAAGACCCGATGAGGACGAGGCCATGAGAGCGCACGGCACCAAGGAACTATGGCTCGACGCGCTGCGCGCCGACGCGGCCGCCTTCCGCGCCGTCGCCGGCGAGGCCGATCTGACGGCGGTCGTGCCCACCTGTCCGGACTGGACCGTGCTCAACCTGGTCCACCATCTCGGCGGGGTGTACCGCTGGGTCCGCGGCCACGCCAGCCGCGGCGTCACCAGCGCGCCCGACCCGGGGTCCCGGCGGCACGACTACCCGGGCGCCGAGGAGACCCTCGACTGGTTCGACGAGGAGGCCAAGGGCCTGATCGAGCTGCTCGACGCGCTCGACCCGAACATGCCCGCCTGGAACTGGGCGCCGCAGGCCAAGATCGCTTTGTTCTGGCACCGCCGGATGGCGCACGAGACCGCCGTGCACCGCTGGGACATCCAGATGTCGCAGGGCATGGCCGAGCCGCTGAACGACCACCTCGCCGCCGACGGGGTGACCGAGGTGCTGGACAGCTGGCTGCCCGCGGGCCGCCGCAAGGGCCCCACCGACCGGTACGGCGTCGTACACCTGACCGCGCCGGAGGAGGGCCAGGAGTGGTTCATCCGGCTGCGCGGCGAGGGCATCGCGCTGCTCGACACGGACACCCTGCTCGACGCCGACGGCCCGGACACCCGGGTGCACGCGTCCGGCCAGGCCAGTGACCTGATGCTCGCGCTGTGGGGCCGGATCGGCTTCGACTCGCTCGAGGTGAGCGGCGACGAGTCGCTGCTGGCCTCGCTGCGTACGGGCTGAGCGGGGGCCGCGATGCCCCGACCGACACTGGAACAGGTCGCGCAGCGGGCGGGCGTGTCCCGGGCCACCGTCTCGCGCGTGGTCAACGACTCCCCCACGGTCGCCGAGTCGATCCGCGCCGCCGTGCGCCGCGCCATCGACGAGCTGGGGTACGTGCCCAACCAGGCCGCGCGCAGCCTGGTCACCCAGCGCACCGACTCGTTCGCGCTGATCCTGCCGGAGAGCCCGTCCCGGGTGTTCTCCGACGACCAGTTCTTCCCCGGCATCATCCGGGGCGTCAGCCAGGAGCTGGACTCCGCGGACAAGCAGCTGGTGCTGATGGTGGCCGGCTCGCAGGCCAGCCACGACCGGATCGAGCGCTACGCGCTGGCCCGGCACATCGACGGCGTGCTGATCGCCTCCATGCACGGCGCCGACCCGCTGCCCGGCACGCTGGCCCGGATGGGCATCCCCGTGCTCTGCGGCGGCCGCCCGCTCAGCCAGGTACGCGTGCCGTACGTCGAGGTCGACAACGTCACCGGGGCGCGCACGGCCGTACGCCACCTGCTGGAGACCGGCCGCAGCCGGATCGCCACCATCGCCGGCCCGCAGGACATGGTGGCCGGCATCGACCGGCTCACCGGCTACCGGGAGGAGCTGCGCGGCTCGGACCGGCGCTCCATCGTCGCGGTCGGCGACTTCACCCGCGACTCGGGCGCGGTCGCCATGCGCCAGCTCCTGGAGGACGACCCCGACCTCGACGCCGTCTTCGTCGCCTCCGACCTGATGGCCCACGGCGCCCTCCAGGCCCTTCAGGCCGCCGGCCGCCGCGTCCCCGACGACGTGGCCGTGATCGGCTTCGACGACATCGCCCTGGCCCGCTACACCGAGCCGCCGCTGAGCACCGTCCGCCAGCCCATCGTCGGCCAGGGCCGCGAGATGGCCCGCCAGCTGCTGCGCCTGGCCGCCGGCGAGGACATCGCCGACAGCGTCATCCTCCCCACCGAACTCGTCATCCGCGGCACCACCTAAGCAAGGGCACCCCCACCGCGCGACATTCCCCGGCGGCCGTCCGCGACGGCCCAGCGCAGTTTCGGGGAAAGTGCGGGTATTGCGCTCCGCTTTCATGCACTTTCCCCGAAACTGTGGCCCGAGCTGACGGCCCGGCTCGGTCAGGGGGCGGGTAGGGCGAGGGTGGCGAGGACCGGGAAGTGATCGCTGGCGGTCACCTGGTCGACGACCCGGAAGTCGGTGAAGGCGACCGACGGCGAGCCGAACACCCAGTCCACCCGGTTGGTGGGCCGGTCGGTGGGCGAGGTCCAGGCGTCGCCGTGACCGGTCACGTCCTGCGCCGAGGTCCAGCCCGCGCCGGTGAACGAGCGCGTCTCCGGCCAGGTCGGCCAGAAGTTGAAGTCGCCCGCGACCACCGTCGGCCGGGCCGGGTCGGTCTGGGCGAGCAGCGTGTCGATCTGTGCCAGGCGGGTGGGCGTGTTCGGCTTGCGGTGCGTCAGGTGCGCGGTGACCACGTCCAGGGATCTCCCGAAGGCCAGGTGGACCGTCGCCTTCAGGTAGGAGCGGTGCATCGGCCCCTGACCGTAGGGCAGCAGGCCCGTGCGTACGTCGCTGACCGGCAGCCGGGTCAGCAGCAGGTTACCGAACTGCCCGTCGGCCGCGGGCGACCACCAGAACGGCATACGCAGCTCACGGGACAGGTACTCGGCCACGTCCACCCCGCCGCCGATGGCCCAGCCGCGGCTGACCTCCTGCAGCACCACCACGTCCGGATCCAGGATCCGGATGACCTTGGCGATCCGGTGCGGATCCGCCTGGCCGGTCGCGTCATCCCGGCCATACTTGACGTTCCAGCTCAGCACGGTGACACCGGTCGGGCTCGTGGTCACCGTCCCGTCGTCGGGCCGGGTCAGGTGCATCAGCAGCGGTACGGCCAGCGCCAGCGCGACGGCCCCGGCGACCGGAGCCGGGCGGGCCGCCAGCCGGCGCAGGTCCACGCGCCAGCCGCCGGGATGATCCGGACGGCGGCCCATCCCGGCGAGCCCGACGAGCACGGCGAGCGCGATCAGCAGCCACCTGTTGTCGAAGGGCAGCGGCATGTCGTAGTGCACCTGGAACAGCAGCACGGGCAGGACCCAGACCAGCCCGTACGCCCATACCCCCCGATCGCCCGGCGAGGCCAGCGCCCGCGCGACCGCCACCGCCGCGG
The Catellatospora sp. IY07-71 DNA segment above includes these coding regions:
- a CDS encoding maleylpyruvate isomerase family mycothiol-dependent enzyme — its product is MRAHGTKELWLDALRADAAAFRAVAGEADLTAVVPTCPDWTVLNLVHHLGGVYRWVRGHASRGVTSAPDPGSRRHDYPGAEETLDWFDEEAKGLIELLDALDPNMPAWNWAPQAKIALFWHRRMAHETAVHRWDIQMSQGMAEPLNDHLAADGVTEVLDSWLPAGRRKGPTDRYGVVHLTAPEEGQEWFIRLRGEGIALLDTDTLLDADGPDTRVHASGQASDLMLALWGRIGFDSLEVSGDESLLASLRTG
- a CDS encoding UDP-N-acetylmuramate dehydrogenase, producing the protein MSDNSLARPALADLTTLGLGGPAGRLVTAGSADEITACVQDATRTGEPLLLLSGGSNVVVGDAGFPGTVLLIRSSGFDVIAEDGDDVSVRAAAGHPWDDFVLRTVAEGFSGVECMSGIPGTCGATPIQNVGAYGQDVSQVVESVTVYDRTEGEVRTFTPEECRFEYRHSVFKYTDRWVVLDVVFRLRRDGKSGPVAYAELARALGVAEGGRVPLADAREAVLGLRRGKGMVLDPTDPDTRSVGSFFTNPVLSAAAYTELRRRTDTDPPAWPGADGVMKVSAAWLIERAGFTKGYTRGPVAISSKHTLALTHPGGGTTHDLLALAEEIRDGVHDHFGVTLRPEPVLVNCEL
- a CDS encoding LacI family DNA-binding transcriptional regulator, which gives rise to MPRPTLEQVAQRAGVSRATVSRVVNDSPTVAESIRAAVRRAIDELGYVPNQAARSLVTQRTDSFALILPESPSRVFSDDQFFPGIIRGVSQELDSADKQLVLMVAGSQASHDRIERYALARHIDGVLIASMHGADPLPGTLARMGIPVLCGGRPLSQVRVPYVEVDNVTGARTAVRHLLETGRSRIATIAGPQDMVAGIDRLTGYREELRGSDRRSIVAVGDFTRDSGAVAMRQLLEDDPDLDAVFVASDLMAHGALQALQAAGRRVPDDVAVIGFDDIALARYTEPPLSTVRQPIVGQGREMARQLLRLAAGEDIADSVILPTELVIRGTT